Below is a window of Halarcobacter anaerophilus DNA.
AACTGCGTGTTTATTCGGATCAAGATAATCAACTCCGAATTTTCTTTTATACCAGTTACAAACGGCAAGTCTTAATTTATAGATCCCCGCACTTACACTGTATCCGTGATTTTTCGGTTTATCTGCCGCCTCTTTTAATTTATCCGTGATATGTTGAGGTGCAGGACCGTCAGGATTACCCATTGAAAAATCTATAATATCTTCACCTGCTCTTCTTGCTTCCATTTTAATAGCATTAACTTCTGCAAAGACATAGTTTGGAAGTCTCTTCATTCTCTCAAATTCAATTTCTGGAAACATTTTAAAATTACTCCTTAATTATTACACTTAGACCACGCTTTATATTTGCAAGCGTGTAAATATCTTCTATTTTTATATAATTTGTCTCTTCAGGAATTTCTAACTGAAGAGAATCCTTTCTTTCATTCTCTTTTACGATATTTAAAATATTCAGATGTTTATCGTAAAAAACTATTTGAGGAAACCAATGATTACCGTATTTTGAATGAATTTCTATAATATTTGCATTATCAACTTTTATAAAATACGGTGTCAACGGTTTTCTAAAATCTACTCTTTCATTGTTTGTTATATTATAAGCATTTGAAAGAGTAGAGTTTGATGTATCTATTTTGTACATCCACTTTGTATACCCCTCTTGTTTGATATCAACAAATCGGCAATTGTTTTTTGCTAACTCTTTTGATAACATAAGAGGGTCAATGGCGGCCTCTGTTTTCAGATTTATAGTCCATGTTATCGTTTTATTGTCATCATAGATTAAATCTTTTGTAAAATAGTGGTAATAACCCAATGCTGTCAATGAGTCTGAAATGATTTTCATAGATTTTATAGCATCATCAGAGATTTTAAAAGTTATTGAAATATCCTGAGGTTTATTTAAAACAACTTTTAAAAGCCCGTTATCTTTGAGTTTTTCAATTACGGCAATATAGTTTATACTTCCATTTGCATAATATGCCGAATCATTTTGAAATAGATACTCTATTAAACTTCTATTTTCGTTAAACTCTTGATATCCAATAATGTTTTGAATCTTTTCATCAAGTGTAGAAGCGTTTAGAATAATTGCACTAATAAAAATCAAACTTAGTTTTTTTATCATTTTTCACTCTTATTTTTTTAAGTTATAAATCAATATTCCACCTGCAACAGAGACATTTAAAGAGTCAAAACTATTTGACATCTTAATTGAAATTTTCTGATCAAGTTTTTTTAACATTTTATTTGAAAGTCCTTTCCCTTCACTTCCAAGAACCAATGCCGTTTTTTCACTGCTGTTTTTAAACTCTTTTAAGTCAACTCCGTCCATAGAAGCACCGTAAAGTTTAAATCCGTACTGTTTTAATTCATTGGCAACATCCAATGAGTTTTGGCTATGACAAAAAGGGATATCAAAAAGAGCACCGCTGCTTGTTCTTGCTATTCCTTCAAAGTTCAACTGTTTGATATTGCTTGCTATTATCGCATCAACATCCAGTGAATAAGCAGTTCTGCAAATAGCTCCGATATTCCCCACATCTGTAAGTCCGTCTAAAACAACAACAAAACTTGAATCTTTTATATTTTTTAAAGTTTCAGTCTCAAATTCACGAAGTTTTAGAAAAAAACCTTGATGGTTTCCACCCTTTGCCAAACTTTGTGCTTTTTTATTATCTAACTTGATAATTTTTTTATTTAGACTAACAAATCTTTTAAATAGTTTGGGCTCAATATCTTTTGAGAACATCACTTCTTCAATAAGGTCTGAATGTCTATCTAGTACGTAGAGTACTACTTGTTTTCCATATATAATCATGGGCTAAATTTTATCTAAAAGTTGTTGATAAATCTCTTTTACATTTTTGCCTGTTATTTTGGCAATAAGTTTTGCTTTTGTTTTAGGCGGCAAATCAAGATTTTCAATATCTGAAACCTCAAGATTTTCACCTTTTGTGGGGGTAGGCTCTACAATAATCACCCATTCACCTTTTATATTTTCATTTTTTAATATATCAAAAATATTTTTTGCACTCTCTTTATAATATTTTTGATGCATTTTAGTAAGCTCTTTTATTAAAAAAAGAGTTCTGTTTTCATCTATGTTTTTTATCTCTTCTAATGTTTTTAAAAGTCTGTGGGGAGATTCATAAAGAATAGATAGAATGTTACTTTGCATAACTTGAGCCAATTTTTGATGTCTCTCTTTTCCTTTGTGGGCTAAAAAGCCGTAAAAAGTAAACTCCGTATTTTCAAATCCGCTCATTGCAAAAGCTGTCAAAAGAGCATTTGCTCCCGGAATAACGTCATAATCTATTTTATTTTCTATACAAAATTGAACAAGTGAGGCTCCCGGATCCGAAACACAAGGCATTCCTGCATCACTTACGTAAACAACGTTTTTATCAAATTCATCTTTTGACAAGTTTTTTAATATCTGTTTTTCATTATGTAAATGAAAAGATCTGAAATCAGTACAGTTAAATTGGAGATTCTCTTTTTGAGATAAAAGTTGTAGAAGTTTTTTTGTAACTCTAGTATCTTCACAAAAAATTAGCTCAGCCTCCAATAGGGCTTTTATAGCACGTTTAGAGATATCCTCTAAATTTCCTATTGGAGTGGGAACTAAAGTTAACACTTTTGGCAGAAAGCTATTTTTTCGCGTATTTAGCTTTGAATTTCTCTACTCTACCAGCAGCATCAACGATTTTTTGCTCACCAGTGAAAAATGGGTGGCAAGCTGAACAAATGTCAATTCTCATTGATTCTACATTTGATTTTGTTTCAAATGTATTTCCACAAGCACAAGTAACTGTACAAGTTTTGTAATCTGGGTGAATATCTTTTTTCACTTGATTTTCCTTAATTTGGCAAATGTCAAATAAAAGGTCGAATCTTTGTCGCCCTTTATTAAACTCTTTAAATGGATTGGGATTATATCTAAAAAAACTTAAGTATATCTGAATTTAAGTTCTCTATAAAGTTTGAAGTTTTATCTTTAAACTGACTTTTATTAAAAGTATTTTGTCTTTTCGCAAGTTTTGCAGTGTTTGAACTAATTTTTTCTTCTAACTCTTTTTTATCCAATTTTCCGTCTAAATACTCCAAAGTCTCTATAATTCCAATAGAACTCATACAATTGGGTTCTCTTGTATATTTGCTTTCCAAGTGAATCACTTCATCTATAATTCCGTCTTTTATCATTTGATGTGTTCTTAAAGCAATCCGTTTTTTCAGCTCTTCCCTGTCCCAAAGTATTTCGAAAATTTTTAAATCTTTTGCTACGGGTTCTTTTGGATTTAATTCAAAATAGTCACTTGGAGCCATACCGCTTTGTTTATATATAGAGAAGGCTTTTCTGATACGATAAGAATCATTTTTTGAAATTTTTTCCATATATTTTTTATCTAATTTATATAAAAGTTCATAGGTCTCTTCCAAAGAGCTTTCCAAAGGAACTTCTTTTTCTATACCTGTTGATAAACCTTCAACTAATGCTTTTAAATAAAATCCCGTACCGCCCACTATTATAAGGTTTTTATTATGTTTTGTTGCATACTCTTT
It encodes the following:
- the rlmB gene encoding 23S rRNA (guanosine(2251)-2'-O)-methyltransferase RlmB: MIIYGKQVVLYVLDRHSDLIEEVMFSKDIEPKLFKRFVSLNKKIIKLDNKKAQSLAKGGNHQGFFLKLREFETETLKNIKDSSFVVVLDGLTDVGNIGAICRTAYSLDVDAIIASNIKQLNFEGIARTSSGALFDIPFCHSQNSLDVANELKQYGFKLYGASMDGVDLKEFKNSSEKTALVLGSEGKGLSNKMLKKLDQKISIKMSNSFDSLNVSVAGGILIYNLKK
- the rpmE gene encoding 50S ribosomal protein L31, whose translation is MKKDIHPDYKTCTVTCACGNTFETKSNVESMRIDICSACHPFFTGEQKIVDAAGRVEKFKAKYAKK
- the miaA gene encoding tRNA (adenosine(37)-N6)-dimethylallyltransferase MiaA, translated to MKEIAIIGSTASGKTALSIDIAKKTDSIILSLDSLSVYKEIDIASAKPTKEERGDIVHFGIDEVYPNEKFGVIEFIKIYKKAKEYATKHNKNLIIVGGTGFYLKALVEGLSTGIEKEVPLESSLEETYELLYKLDKKYMEKISKNDSYRIRKAFSIYKQSGMAPSDYFELNPKEPVAKDLKIFEILWDREELKKRIALRTHQMIKDGIIDEVIHLESKYTREPNCMSSIGIIETLEYLDGKLDKKELEEKISSNTAKLAKRQNTFNKSQFKDKTSNFIENLNSDILKFF
- the rsmI gene encoding 16S rRNA (cytidine(1402)-2'-O)-methyltransferase, with the protein product MLTLVPTPIGNLEDISKRAIKALLEAELIFCEDTRVTKKLLQLLSQKENLQFNCTDFRSFHLHNEKQILKNLSKDEFDKNVVYVSDAGMPCVSDPGASLVQFCIENKIDYDVIPGANALLTAFAMSGFENTEFTFYGFLAHKGKERHQKLAQVMQSNILSILYESPHRLLKTLEEIKNIDENRTLFLIKELTKMHQKYYKESAKNIFDILKNENIKGEWVIIVEPTPTKGENLEVSDIENLDLPPKTKAKLIAKITGKNVKEIYQQLLDKI